The following is a genomic window from Paenibacillus thiaminolyticus.
ATCCGGAGTATAGCTGCGATGCAATTTGAGTACATAAAAATAGATGAAGGAAAGTAGGGGATCGCATTGCAAAAGCAAAGCTTCGGCGGCATACTGCTTATTGCCGGAGGCTCACTGATCATTCTGATGCATATGCTCCAGAACGGCGAAATCAGGCTGAGTAGTCCGGGAAATGTGTTCATGTATTTTTGGCCCGCCATTTTTGTCATTCCGCTTGGCATTTTATTTCACGTCATGTATTTCGGCATGACCCGGGGAAGGGCTCCGGGACTGCTCATACCCGGCGGCGTTCTGTGCATGGCTGGAGTCGTCTGCCAGATCTCGATGCTGTTCGACGCCTGGTCCTGGATGTGGCCGGGCTTCCCGTTAGCCGTAGCCTTCGGCCTGTTCGAATTCTATCTGTTCAGCGGCCGCAATAAATGGCTGCTTGTTCCGGTTTATATTTTGGGCAGCATGTCTGTCATCTTCTTCCTGCTATTCAGCATCGGAACGGTGATCGGGGCTTCCGGCGGCAGTTCTCTCGCCGCGTTGCTGCTTATCGGAGCGGGATTGTATGTTATTTTGCGCCGCAATAATAGCGTAGTCGGATGATGACATTCCGAAGGGCCGCCACGGGGCGGCCTTTGGTCTGCCTGCAAGGGGGCTGGCTGCATTGACAAGGGACATTAGTTGTAACTATAATGGTTGCATGAAAGGGTGAGCAAGATGAAGATAAGCAGCCGGTTTAGTGTGGCCGTTCATATATTGTCCTTGCTGACGTTGGAGCCGCAAGCTCATCATACCTCCGAATGGCTGGCCGGTAGCGTGAACACGAATCCGGTAGTTATTCGCAGAGTGACATCCCAACTGAAGAAGGCAGGCCTCGTGGCGGTCCGCACCGGTACGGGAGGGGCCTCCTTGGTGCATCCTGCGAGCGAGATTACGCTCCTCGATGTGTACCGCGCTGTTGAAGCGGTAGAGGAAGGGGAATTGTTCGGCATGCATGAGCATCCGAATCCA
Proteins encoded in this region:
- a CDS encoding Rrf2 family transcriptional regulator — protein: MKISSRFSVAVHILSLLTLEPQAHHTSEWLAGSVNTNPVVIRRVTSQLKKAGLVAVRTGTGGASLVHPASEITLLDVYRAVEAVEEGELFGMHEHPNPQCPVGANIEAVLQIITAQAQSAMERVLEEITLEQVALNLKMHINAEEK